A genomic region of Lusitaniella coriacea LEGE 07157 contains the following coding sequences:
- a CDS encoding COP23 domain-containing protein produces MNTKSFTQFCVGTAIALGTITLVAQPSQACPGQSNGTNHEGNCASEAHPIAEPCERETPCASEGPPIAEPIDECHSQNFEQCATPIARPIFSCESHGGMPTTLVQTPGGKFPIIHWVSDYFSGSGYNPYTRCREVTGRFQRYSDNGTLSYITTGIMNNQPVVCVSGYAGGPCQGLLFTLKRGQDASRVVQQLFDLPSRATGPLYESGSRFYLNMDQYLRNL; encoded by the coding sequence ATGAATACGAAGTCATTCACCCAATTCTGTGTCGGAACCGCGATCGCGCTGGGTACGATAACGCTGGTCGCTCAACCCAGCCAAGCTTGCCCCGGACAGTCGAACGGAACGAATCATGAGGGCAATTGCGCCTCAGAAGCACACCCCATCGCAGAACCTTGCGAACGCGAAACTCCTTGCGCCTCGGAAGGTCCCCCGATTGCAGAACCTATTGATGAGTGCCATTCTCAGAACTTCGAGCAATGTGCAACTCCGATCGCGCGACCCATTTTTTCCTGTGAAAGTCACGGCGGAATGCCAACCACCCTCGTACAAACACCCGGTGGAAAATTCCCGATTATTCATTGGGTTTCCGATTACTTTTCTGGTTCTGGCTACAACCCCTATACGCGCTGTCGAGAAGTGACCGGACGTTTCCAGCGCTATAGCGACAACGGAACCTTGAGTTATATCACCACCGGAATCATGAATAACCAACCCGTCGTGTGCGTTTCTGGGTATGCTGGCGGCCCTTGCCAAGGATTGTTATTCACCCTCAAGCGCGGGCAAGATGCCAGTCGAGTGGTACAGCAATTGTTCGATCTGCCCTCCCGTGCAACGGGGCCCCTCTATGAAAGCGGTTCTCGGTTCTATTTGAATATGGATCAATATCTCAGGAACCTTTAG
- a CDS encoding S1 family peptidase has protein sequence MESITVDLCLLLAIACSDSLSSALSARRVLALDSCSPVLIEEDPSELSPEQLGAIARAIVVRVNVNSNKGSGILVSHQGSIYTVLTNQHVLTPGEPYQIETSDGQRHPATPVDGVDFQGNDLALLQFRSGIKRYQTATLGNSSHLKIGEAVFAAGFPSESKEFALNSGQVALSIEPALIGGYQMGYTNPIHKGMSGGPLLNQQGKVVGINGIHQYPFWGNPYVFNNRTHPPLWLRKWMVHFSWGIPAETSVQLAPQFFSSQGDISERSFCSETNYQLPIGERVKETG, from the coding sequence GTGGAGTCAATTACCGTGGATCTGTGTTTGCTCCTTGCAATCGCCTGTTCGGATAGTTTGTCTTCTGCGCTGTCCGCGCGGCGGGTTCTGGCGCTCGATTCCTGTTCTCCCGTGTTGATTGAGGAGGATCCTTCAGAATTATCTCCGGAACAGTTGGGCGCGATCGCGCGCGCGATCGTCGTTCGGGTCAACGTCAACTCCAATAAAGGTTCGGGCATTCTCGTCAGTCATCAAGGTTCCATCTATACCGTTCTCACCAATCAGCACGTCCTCACCCCAGGAGAACCCTATCAAATCGAAACGTCAGACGGACAACGCCACCCGGCAACGCCCGTCGACGGTGTAGATTTCCAAGGCAACGATCTCGCTCTCTTACAATTCCGCAGTGGGATTAAGCGCTATCAAACAGCCACTCTCGGCAACTCTTCCCATTTAAAAATTGGCGAAGCAGTGTTCGCGGCGGGGTTCCCCTCAGAGTCCAAAGAATTTGCCCTCAACTCCGGGCAAGTTGCCCTATCCATCGAACCAGCACTGATCGGCGGCTACCAAATGGGATACACCAATCCCATTCATAAGGGAATGAGCGGGGGACCCTTACTCAATCAACAGGGCAAAGTGGTGGGGATTAATGGGATTCATCAGTATCCCTTCTGGGGCAATCCTTATGTATTCAACAATCGCACCCATCCCCCCCTATGGTTGCGTAAGTGGATGGTGCATTTCAGTTGGGGCATTCCCGCAGAGACATCGGTTCAACTCGCACCGCAATTTTTCAGCTCTC